The nucleotide window TTGCTGCTGCGAGAAGGATTGTTGAAGCTGATGGTTTCATGAGAGCTGGCTTGTACGAAGGGTGGCTTCCTCATCTGTAAGTCAAAACCAAGAAAATCTAGAAACCGGTTTAGAGTCCTTGGAGTTTATCTATTGTGAAGTTGGAGAGGCTAAGTTTGTTGTTTGGGTTTTGGTAGGTTTGTGGGGAACTTGCTTAAAGGACAGACGGTGGGAGTTATTGGAGCTGGACGTATTGGTTCTGCTTATGCTAGAATGATGGTATGCCTCTATTGCATGACATTATACATTTTATCAGGGCACGTCATGACCAAATAGAAACATTCGCCTGGAACCCCAAAATTTTAGTAGTTAATATGTATAGATTATCCAACCCTCAaatcaattaattaatttttcatcattttttagaaaatagttgtttcaatatatacattttaatgcatttttatttagtaTAATTGTAGATTATAAACTTCGAAAAAATTAATTGTGTTGCGGAGTGTGTCCCTCCCGCCAGAGTTCGAATCCAATTCGTGAGCAGATGAGAAATTTAactgaattttaattgattaaaaattatgtgaaatatttaatcacaaaaaataatattatagtcaaaattttaaaattttataacatatacatCATTTTAAAACGAAgggagaaaatatatattttgatcatttgatttgtaattttaattgtttcaaGCCCTATGAATCTCAGGACTTGGCCCTGCACTTGATCCCTTGTTATATACACAAAGGGTTTCTTTCTTGACATCTTTATTTCTAAACAGGTGGAAGGATTCAAGATGAATTTGATCTACTTTGATCTTTACCAATCCACTCGCCTTGAGAAATTTGTGACAGGTACTTACAGTTTTTATACACAGTAGTCTACTTTATCTTTTCTTGAAGTGTACTATATTTGAGACAATGATCATTGGCAGCTTATGGACAATTCTTGAAAGCAAATGGGGAACAACCTGTGACATGGAAACGAGCTTCTTCCATGGAGGAGGTGCTGCGAGAGGCTGATCTGGTAACTAAACTTCTTTTGGTAAAACATTATTAGTGTATCTCTCTTTAAGCTAGAAACTAAACTGGTTTgtgtctgaaaaaaaaaacagataagtCTTCACCCTGTGTTGGACAAAACCACTTACCATCTTGTCAACAAGGAGAGACTTGCCATGATGAAAAAGGTGACTTTGGTTTCTTGTTTCTCTTGATCCTTCCTattattgatttttgttttgattgagTTTAGTTGCTTTCAGGAAGCAATCCTTGTGAACTGCAGTAGAGGCCCCGTGATCGATGAGGAAGCTCTGGTCAATCATCTGAGAGAGAACCCGATGTTCAGAGTTGGTCTTGATGTATTTGAGGAAGAGCCTTTCATGAAACCAGGTCTTGCTGATATGAAGAACGCCATTGTTGTTCCTCACATTGCTTCTGCTTCCAAGGTTTGCCCAAACTCACAACGTTTCCTTTGTGTCTGTCTGTCTCAATAAGATTAAACAGAACTGACTTAATGTTTCTTCGGATTGATTATGGACAGTGGACACGTGAAGGAATGGCTACCCTTGCAGCTCTAAACGTCGTTGTATGCATTCCCCATTCCAAAACCTTTTTTAATATAAGATTAAAATGACTAAAACTTTGATTATCATAATTCTGAAAATGTATTTAACAGGGAAGGATCAAAGGATATCCTATTTGGAGTGACCCGAACCGGGTTGACCCGTTCTTGAACGAAAATGCTTCACCGCCTAATGCCAGCCCAAGCATTGTCAACTCAAAAGCCTTAGGTAATGAACTCAtttacacaaacaaacaaacaaaccataTGTAATATACTTAGACAGATCTTCCCATTCCTTATACTACTCTAATGTTCTTTGGGGGGCTTTCAGGTTTGCCTGTGTCGAAGCTGTGAGTTAAGAGTATGAAGAAGGGGAGATTTGGAAGGATGATGTTAGTAAATATCTGATGGTCTCAAGTTGTGTGTTCATGTAATGTATTGCAACAACCATGTTGGGTCATAAATAACTCTCTTTTTAAGTGTTGTTTGGTGTTACGTTTACCGAGTCTTTTACCAATCCTGCTCTCTCACGTCTATCTTGGATTTTACATCATCCACTTCTTTACTCTAGGAGTTTGCTATAAGTATAATTCCTAAAGACTTTAAGTTAAGCATTTTGTTTTCAGTAATTTTCCTTTAATGAGTAAGGAAGGCTTTAACCTTCAAATGGGTTTCTTCTTGTTAACATTTGACATTAGACTAAGAAACGAAAGCAATTTCTTCTTGGCTTTAGCAACTTCCTCTTGAGATTGGAGATACTCAGCTGAAACACAGCCCAAAGCACAGAGAGAGCAGTAGAAGTTCCCAGCGTCATCGTAAACAGGCGGCGAATCCACAACGCATTTCTCATGAACCATGACAGTACATCCATCCCTAGAGCAGAACAAGAGCTTCCCACTCTGATTGCATTGAATGCACCTGTATACATTATTCTCCAAGGGACTTGACACGTAACCATCACTTCCGTTGTTTTCAAGAGACGCCtgggatctacaaatctcagcTCCATCTCCAGGAGGGCTATGGTGGGATCTACTAGTCT belongs to Brassica rapa cultivar Chiifu-401-42 chromosome A07, CAAS_Brap_v3.01, whole genome shotgun sequence and includes:
- the LOC103831222 gene encoding glycerate dehydrogenase HPR, peroxisomal — protein: MAKPVAIEVYNPNGKYRVVSTKPMPGTRWINLLVDQGCRVEICHLKKTILSVEDIINLIGNRCDGVIGQLTEDWGETLFSALSKAGGKAFSNMAVGYNNVDVEAANKYGIAVGNTPGVLTETTAELAASLSLAAARRIVEADGFMRAGLYEGWLPHLFVGNLLKGQTVGVIGAGRIGSAYARMMVEGFKMNLIYFDLYQSTRLEKFVTAYGQFLKANGEQPVTWKRASSMEEVLREADLISLHPVLDKTTYHLVNKERLAMMKKEAILVNCSRGPVIDEEALVNHLRENPMFRVGLDVFEEEPFMKPGLADMKNAIVVPHIASASKWTREGMATLAALNVVGRIKGYPIWSDPNRVDPFLNENASPPNASPSIVNSKALGLPVSKL